From the genome of Malus domestica chromosome 04, GDT2T_hap1, one region includes:
- the LOC103434241 gene encoding vacuolar protein sorting-associated protein 54, chloroplastic isoform X1, with protein sequence MNQNHNYKSSSNASNKEMVIMDARPGKLNSRSNSISDPNTSQSLASILNNPNASDASSWVGWWSSSASVAPPEFAPLVPKSASDAVTRSDFQPYLASVSDHYNRFEDIINHVKKEKSDVDSIGGQGEALVACLREVPALYFKEDFALEDGATFRSACPFTNVSENLGLQEKLSHYLDVVELHLVKEISLRSNSFFEAQGQLEDLNVKIVEGCGRIRELKETILLLDVDLVECATQIHDLNETRSNLLALQQKLRLILYVNQALSALKLLVASADCAGALDVTDDLQHLLDGDELTGLHCFHHLRDRVAASIESINSILSAEFMRASIHDAGDTDVIIISRAKARASSLMNGEDGEQIKLDDEETSNFQDRLLPVIIGLLRTAKLPSVLRLYRDQLTADMKSAIKNAVAELLPILVSRPLESDFTPGERIVDADGFGASLASKLRSLSSESFVQLLSAIFLIVRAHLVRAAEVKKAIEWIMCNLDGHYAADSVAAAIAVGAAAAETAQESDGQGGLLMPYSPQRVATKALSIQGKANDAASPSNISKNFRADVLRENTEAVVAACDAAHGRWAKLLGVRALLHPKLRLQEFLSIYNITQNFITATEKIGGRPGFSIRGTLQSQAKAFMDFQHESRMAKIKAVLDQETWVEVDVPDEFQVIVTSLFSSESLVTENLDTVQDNTETNYNEVATPSNSSHAADTGPSVAEQQSKGADSSETSAGITAKETPNSDGTEKNKADVANSVAQNNHSHVKERGKSTSQTLFYKGVGFHMVNCGLILMKMLSEYIDMNNFFPALSSEVVHRIVEILKFFNTRTCQLVLGAGAMQVSGLKSITSKHLALASQVISFTYAIIPEIRQILFLKVPETRKALLLSEIDRVAQDYKVHRDEIHSKLVQIMRERLLVHLRGLPQIVESWNRPEEADPQPSPFARSLTKEVGYLQRVLTRTLHEVDVQAIFRQVILVFHSQISEAFSRLEISTPQAKDRLRRDVTHILGCIRSLPSDKMSVSSIPNWGQLDEFLVQRFGAEAG encoded by the exons ATGAACCAGAACCACAATTACAAGAGCAGCAGCAATGCCTCCAACAAAGAGATGGTAATCATGGACGCCCGACCCGGAAAGCTGAACAGCCGATCCAATTCCATATCCGACCCCAACACCAGCCAGAGCCTCGCCTCCATCCTCAACAACCCCAATGCCTCCGACGCCTCCTCCTGGGTCGGCTGGTGGTCCTCCTCCGCCTCCGTTGCCCCGCCCGAATTCGCACCTCTCGTGCCGAAATCTGCGTCCGACGCCGTGACCCGATCCGACTTCCAGCCCTACCTCGCCTCCGTCTCCGATCACTACAACCGCTTCGAGGACATCATCAACCACGTGAAGAAGGAGAAATCCGACGTCGATTCCATCGGTGGCCAAGGCGAAGCTCTCGTCGCTTGCCTCCGGGAGGTTCCGGCGCTCTATTTCAAGGAGGACTTCGCCCTGGAGGATGGCGCCACGTTCCGGTCGGCTTGCCCGTTCACGAACGTCTCAGAGAACCTGGGGCTGCAGGAGAAGCTGTCGCATTACTTGGACGTGGTGGAGCTTCACTTGGTGAAGGAGATCTCACTCCGTTCCAACTCCTTCTTTGAGGCGCAGGGGCAGCTGGAGGACTTGAATGTCAAGATCGTCGAGGGGTGCGGTCGGATTCGAGAGCTCAAGGAGACGATTCTGCTCTTGGATGTCGATTTGGTCGAGTGCGCAACGCAGATTCATGATTTGAATGAAACCAGGAGCAATTTGTTGGCTCTGCAGCAGAAATTGAGGCTCATTTTATATGTTAATCAAGCTCTTTCGGCACTTAAACTG CTTGTTGCCTCTGCAGATTGTGCTGGAGCCTTGGACGTCACAGACGATTTACAGCATTTGctg GATGGAGACGAGCTTACTGGTCTACATTGCTTCCATCACCTTAGGGATCGCGTAGCAGCTTCAATTGAATCCATAAACAG CATTCTTTCTGCAGAGTTTATGCGTGCTTCAATACACGATGCTGGAGATACAGATGTTATAATTATATCCAGAGCGAAAGCAAGGGCATCTAGTCTGATGAACGGAGAAGATGGTGAA CAGATTAAGTTGGATGATGAAGAAACCTCCAATTTTCAAGATCGTCTTCTTCCTGTCATTATTGGGTTGCTTAGAACA GCCAAGCTCCCTTCTGTGTTGAGGTTATATCGTGATCAACTTACAGCTGACATGAAGTCTGCTATCAAAAATGCCGTTGCAGAGCTGCTTCCCATTCTTGTTTCGCGACCACTGGAGTCAGATTTTACACCAGGGGAGCGAATAGTTGATGCAGATG GTTTTGGCGCATCACTTGCGAGCAAGTTGAGGAGCCTGTCATCTGAAAGCTTTGTTCAACTTTTAAGTGCTATTTTTCTGATTGTAAGG GCACATCTAGTGCGGGCTGCTGAAGTGAAGAAGGCCATTGAATGGATTATGTGCAACCTCGATGGTCACTATGCAGCCGATTCTGTTGCTGCAGCAATTGCAGTTGGTGCTGCAGCTGCAGAAACAGCTCAAGAGAGTGATGGTCAAGGTGGCTTGCTTATGCCATATTCACCTCAGAGGGTTGCTACAAAAGCCCTTTCAATTCAAGGGAAGGCAAATGATGCAGCAAGTCCTTCAAACATCTCTAAGAATTTTAG AGCTGATGTATTACGAGAAAACACAGAAGCTGTTGTTGCAGCATGTGATGCTGCTCATGGAAGATGGGCAAAGCTACTCGGGGTTCGTGCTCTTCTTCATCCTAAGTTGAGATTGCAGGAGTTTTTGAGCATATATAACATCACACAAAACTTTATAACAGCTACGGAGAAG ATAGGGGGAAGGCCAGGATTTAGCATCAGGGGAACACTACAGTCACAGGCCAAAGCCTTCATGGATTTTCAGCATGAATCTCGA ATGGCAAAAATTAAAGCTGTTCTTGACCAAGAAACGTGGGTGGAAGTGGATGTTCCTGATGAATTTCAGGTCATTGTCACTTCACTATTTAGTTCTGAATCATTGGTAACCGAGAACCTGGATACTGTCCAAGATAATACGGAAACAAACTACAATGAGGTGGCCACACCCAGTAATAGTTCACATGCAGCAGATACAGGACCATCAGTTGCTGAACAGCAATCTAAAGGGGCGGATTCTAGTGAAACATCTGCAGGTATTACTGCAAAGGAGACACCAAATTCTGATGGAACTGAGAAAAATAAGGCTGATGTTGCAAACTCTGTTGCTCAAAATAACCACAGCCACGTGAAGGAGCGAGGAAAATCAACCTCTCAAACCCTTTTCTACAAAGGTGTTGGTTTTCACATGGTAAACTG TGGCTTGATATTGATGAAGATGTTGTCAGAGTACATTGATATGAACAACTTTTTTCCAGCACTGTCCTCTGAAGTTGTTCATCGTATtgtagaaattttaaaatttttcaatACAAGAACGTGTCAGCTTGTTCTTGGTGCCGGTGCCATGCAG GTATCCGGTTTAAAGTCTATCACTTCTAAACACTTGGCCTTGGCAAGTCAAGTCATCAGTTTTACATATGCTATTATTCCTG AAATCAGGCAAATTCTTTTTCTAAAAGTGCCAGAGACAAGAAAAGCATTGTTGTTATCTGAAATTGATCGAGTAGCTCAG GATTATAAGGTTCATAGAGATGAAATACACAGCAAACTAGTTCAGATCATGAGAGAAAGGTTATTGGTTCATCTACGCGGGTTGCCTCAAATTGTAGAGAGCTGGAATAGACCTGAAGAGGCTGACCCACAGCCCAGCCCATTTGCTCGATCACTTACCAAG GAAGTTGGATACTTGCAACGTGTTCTAACTCGAACTTTACATGAGGTCGATGTTCAAGCGATTTTCAG GCAAGTGATTTTGGTCTTCCATTCACAAATATCAGAGGCATTTTCACGGTTAGAGATCAGCACACCACAAGCCAAGGACAG GCTGCGCCGGGATGTCACACACATTCTTGGATGCATTCGATCTTTGCCGTCTGATAAAATGAGCGTATCTAGTATTCCAAACTGGGGTCAGCTAGATGAATTCTTGGTGCAGAGATTTGGCGCGGAAGCTGGTTAA
- the LOC103434241 gene encoding vacuolar protein sorting-associated protein 54, chloroplastic isoform X2, with protein MNQNHNYKSSSNASNKEMVIMDARPGKLNSRSNSISDPNTSQSLASILNNPNASDASSWVGWWSSSASVAPPEFAPLVPKSASDAVTRSDFQPYLASVSDHYNRFEDIINHVKKEKSDVDSIGGQGEALVACLREVPALYFKEDFALEDGATFRSACPFTNVSENLGLQEKLSHYLDVVELHLVKEISLRSNSFFEAQGQLEDLNVKIVEGCGRIRELKETILLLDVDLVECATQIHDLNETRSNLLALQQKLRLILYVNQALSALKLLVASADCAGALDVTDDLQHLLDGDELTGLHCFHHLRDRVAASIESINSILSAEFMRASIHDAGDTDVIIISRAKARASSLMNGEDGEIKLDDEETSNFQDRLLPVIIGLLRTAKLPSVLRLYRDQLTADMKSAIKNAVAELLPILVSRPLESDFTPGERIVDADGFGASLASKLRSLSSESFVQLLSAIFLIVRAHLVRAAEVKKAIEWIMCNLDGHYAADSVAAAIAVGAAAAETAQESDGQGGLLMPYSPQRVATKALSIQGKANDAASPSNISKNFRADVLRENTEAVVAACDAAHGRWAKLLGVRALLHPKLRLQEFLSIYNITQNFITATEKIGGRPGFSIRGTLQSQAKAFMDFQHESRMAKIKAVLDQETWVEVDVPDEFQVIVTSLFSSESLVTENLDTVQDNTETNYNEVATPSNSSHAADTGPSVAEQQSKGADSSETSAGITAKETPNSDGTEKNKADVANSVAQNNHSHVKERGKSTSQTLFYKGVGFHMVNCGLILMKMLSEYIDMNNFFPALSSEVVHRIVEILKFFNTRTCQLVLGAGAMQVSGLKSITSKHLALASQVISFTYAIIPEIRQILFLKVPETRKALLLSEIDRVAQDYKVHRDEIHSKLVQIMRERLLVHLRGLPQIVESWNRPEEADPQPSPFARSLTKEVGYLQRVLTRTLHEVDVQAIFRQVILVFHSQISEAFSRLEISTPQAKDRLRRDVTHILGCIRSLPSDKMSVSSIPNWGQLDEFLVQRFGAEAG; from the exons ATGAACCAGAACCACAATTACAAGAGCAGCAGCAATGCCTCCAACAAAGAGATGGTAATCATGGACGCCCGACCCGGAAAGCTGAACAGCCGATCCAATTCCATATCCGACCCCAACACCAGCCAGAGCCTCGCCTCCATCCTCAACAACCCCAATGCCTCCGACGCCTCCTCCTGGGTCGGCTGGTGGTCCTCCTCCGCCTCCGTTGCCCCGCCCGAATTCGCACCTCTCGTGCCGAAATCTGCGTCCGACGCCGTGACCCGATCCGACTTCCAGCCCTACCTCGCCTCCGTCTCCGATCACTACAACCGCTTCGAGGACATCATCAACCACGTGAAGAAGGAGAAATCCGACGTCGATTCCATCGGTGGCCAAGGCGAAGCTCTCGTCGCTTGCCTCCGGGAGGTTCCGGCGCTCTATTTCAAGGAGGACTTCGCCCTGGAGGATGGCGCCACGTTCCGGTCGGCTTGCCCGTTCACGAACGTCTCAGAGAACCTGGGGCTGCAGGAGAAGCTGTCGCATTACTTGGACGTGGTGGAGCTTCACTTGGTGAAGGAGATCTCACTCCGTTCCAACTCCTTCTTTGAGGCGCAGGGGCAGCTGGAGGACTTGAATGTCAAGATCGTCGAGGGGTGCGGTCGGATTCGAGAGCTCAAGGAGACGATTCTGCTCTTGGATGTCGATTTGGTCGAGTGCGCAACGCAGATTCATGATTTGAATGAAACCAGGAGCAATTTGTTGGCTCTGCAGCAGAAATTGAGGCTCATTTTATATGTTAATCAAGCTCTTTCGGCACTTAAACTG CTTGTTGCCTCTGCAGATTGTGCTGGAGCCTTGGACGTCACAGACGATTTACAGCATTTGctg GATGGAGACGAGCTTACTGGTCTACATTGCTTCCATCACCTTAGGGATCGCGTAGCAGCTTCAATTGAATCCATAAACAG CATTCTTTCTGCAGAGTTTATGCGTGCTTCAATACACGATGCTGGAGATACAGATGTTATAATTATATCCAGAGCGAAAGCAAGGGCATCTAGTCTGATGAACGGAGAAGATGGTGAA ATTAAGTTGGATGATGAAGAAACCTCCAATTTTCAAGATCGTCTTCTTCCTGTCATTATTGGGTTGCTTAGAACA GCCAAGCTCCCTTCTGTGTTGAGGTTATATCGTGATCAACTTACAGCTGACATGAAGTCTGCTATCAAAAATGCCGTTGCAGAGCTGCTTCCCATTCTTGTTTCGCGACCACTGGAGTCAGATTTTACACCAGGGGAGCGAATAGTTGATGCAGATG GTTTTGGCGCATCACTTGCGAGCAAGTTGAGGAGCCTGTCATCTGAAAGCTTTGTTCAACTTTTAAGTGCTATTTTTCTGATTGTAAGG GCACATCTAGTGCGGGCTGCTGAAGTGAAGAAGGCCATTGAATGGATTATGTGCAACCTCGATGGTCACTATGCAGCCGATTCTGTTGCTGCAGCAATTGCAGTTGGTGCTGCAGCTGCAGAAACAGCTCAAGAGAGTGATGGTCAAGGTGGCTTGCTTATGCCATATTCACCTCAGAGGGTTGCTACAAAAGCCCTTTCAATTCAAGGGAAGGCAAATGATGCAGCAAGTCCTTCAAACATCTCTAAGAATTTTAG AGCTGATGTATTACGAGAAAACACAGAAGCTGTTGTTGCAGCATGTGATGCTGCTCATGGAAGATGGGCAAAGCTACTCGGGGTTCGTGCTCTTCTTCATCCTAAGTTGAGATTGCAGGAGTTTTTGAGCATATATAACATCACACAAAACTTTATAACAGCTACGGAGAAG ATAGGGGGAAGGCCAGGATTTAGCATCAGGGGAACACTACAGTCACAGGCCAAAGCCTTCATGGATTTTCAGCATGAATCTCGA ATGGCAAAAATTAAAGCTGTTCTTGACCAAGAAACGTGGGTGGAAGTGGATGTTCCTGATGAATTTCAGGTCATTGTCACTTCACTATTTAGTTCTGAATCATTGGTAACCGAGAACCTGGATACTGTCCAAGATAATACGGAAACAAACTACAATGAGGTGGCCACACCCAGTAATAGTTCACATGCAGCAGATACAGGACCATCAGTTGCTGAACAGCAATCTAAAGGGGCGGATTCTAGTGAAACATCTGCAGGTATTACTGCAAAGGAGACACCAAATTCTGATGGAACTGAGAAAAATAAGGCTGATGTTGCAAACTCTGTTGCTCAAAATAACCACAGCCACGTGAAGGAGCGAGGAAAATCAACCTCTCAAACCCTTTTCTACAAAGGTGTTGGTTTTCACATGGTAAACTG TGGCTTGATATTGATGAAGATGTTGTCAGAGTACATTGATATGAACAACTTTTTTCCAGCACTGTCCTCTGAAGTTGTTCATCGTATtgtagaaattttaaaatttttcaatACAAGAACGTGTCAGCTTGTTCTTGGTGCCGGTGCCATGCAG GTATCCGGTTTAAAGTCTATCACTTCTAAACACTTGGCCTTGGCAAGTCAAGTCATCAGTTTTACATATGCTATTATTCCTG AAATCAGGCAAATTCTTTTTCTAAAAGTGCCAGAGACAAGAAAAGCATTGTTGTTATCTGAAATTGATCGAGTAGCTCAG GATTATAAGGTTCATAGAGATGAAATACACAGCAAACTAGTTCAGATCATGAGAGAAAGGTTATTGGTTCATCTACGCGGGTTGCCTCAAATTGTAGAGAGCTGGAATAGACCTGAAGAGGCTGACCCACAGCCCAGCCCATTTGCTCGATCACTTACCAAG GAAGTTGGATACTTGCAACGTGTTCTAACTCGAACTTTACATGAGGTCGATGTTCAAGCGATTTTCAG GCAAGTGATTTTGGTCTTCCATTCACAAATATCAGAGGCATTTTCACGGTTAGAGATCAGCACACCACAAGCCAAGGACAG GCTGCGCCGGGATGTCACACACATTCTTGGATGCATTCGATCTTTGCCGTCTGATAAAATGAGCGTATCTAGTATTCCAAACTGGGGTCAGCTAGATGAATTCTTGGTGCAGAGATTTGGCGCGGAAGCTGGTTAA
- the LOC103434358 gene encoding F-box protein At2g02240-like: MKRHRRDGDQPEMQKKTVDAGASGGGGGEGITCGGCGTPVSMVLDDDHHHVHMDLQEFPEGCIANVVSLTTPRDACRFEEVPELIVVWWLDIRGKIDTRILSPSTVYKAYLVFMLNERARGFGRDDPLKVKVGLFGEEETSSKRIVFPGRQNITGRPMEIDETQYPKKRPDGWLEVEIGEFFYSGEEDGGLMEMTCMDVDLHRMKRGLIVQGIEVRPKRV; the protein is encoded by the coding sequence ATGAAGAGACACCGCCGCGACGGAGATCAACCAGAGATGCAAAAGAAAACAGTCGACGCCGGTGCatcaggaggaggaggaggagaaggaatcaCCTGCGGGGGCTGCGGGACGCCGGTGTCGATGGTACTCGATGACGATCATCATCACGTTCACATGGATCTGCAGGAGTTCCCCGAAGGATGCATAGCTAACGTCGTCTCCTTAACGACGCCTCGAGACGCGTGCAGGTTTGAGGAGGTGCCTGAGCTTATAGTTGTTTGGTGGCTTGACATTCGTGGCAAAATTGATACACGGATTCTTTCCCCCTCCACTGTCTACAAAGCTTATCTTGTGTTCATGTTAAATGAAAGGGCTAGAGGATTTGGTCGTGACGATCCCTTGAAGGTCAAGGTAGGACTTTTTGGGGAAGAAGAGACTAGTAGTAAGCGCATTGTGTTTCCGGGGAGACAGAACATTACCGGGAGACCCATGGAAATCGATGAAACTCAATATCCAAAGAAAAGGCCCGACGGCTGGCtggaggtggagattggagagtTTTTCTATTCAGGAGAAGAAGATGGGGGGTTAATGGAGATGACATGTATGGATGTTGACCTTCATAGAATGAAGAGAGGCCTTATTGTTCAGGGGATTGAAGTCAGGCCCAAAAGAGTGTAG